The bacterium genome contains the following window.
AGAAATAGGTAGAAATTGATTGTGGAAAACAACAAATTTCCATAAATTTCTATTAGTTTCTACTAATTTCAATTTTTTTAATAATATCTCCCTATCTCCTTAATCTCCACATCTCCTTTTGTTACACTACCTGAACGCTTACGGGAATCTGTAACGATTTTGGATTTTCGATTTGGGATTTCCCTTCAATCCACAATCCAAAATTCTGTTTCCTGGGAGGGGGATAACAAAAAATGCGAAAAGGATTACTCATTGCCTTATTTTGGGCGAGTATAGCCCTTGCCTCGCCACTGGTTATTTCTAAACCAACTGTCTTCCTTAAAGATACATTTTTGGCAACATCGTTTAAAACACAACATCTATTAGGACAACAAGAGATAAAAACTATCCAGAGCGGTTTTACGGTTACTATTAAGATTGATGTTGAATTATGGAAGAAGGGTAGATTATTTCATGACCTGGAAACTACCCGTCAGATAACCAAAGAAATATCTTATGATATCTGGGAAAAAATCTATACATTAAGATTTGATAAAGGAGATATATTAAAATTTGATAACCTGACAGATTTAAAAGAGACTTTAAACCAGGAAGATATTGTCCTCATTAGACCTTTAAAGGGATTAGAAGGTAAAAAAGTATATTTTGTGCAAATCAGGGTTGATATTGAGTCAATTAATAAAAAAGAAATGGAAGAAATAGCAAAAAGAATCAATGGCGACTCCCCAGCGTTTATAAATCTCCAGAAGATATTTGCGGTATTAGTTAGACATCGTTCTAAAGATATAAAGTCATATATCCAATCTGATAATTTTAAACCGGATACATTAAAAGGAATCTCAAATGATTAATGTCATACTTTTATTAGCCATTTTGTTTATTATAATGGTAACAGTGATACAGGTGAGTAAAAAGATTCAGATAAAAATGGTCGTTTGTTTCTTTTTAATCTCCTTAATGCCGATTATACCCCTTATCTTTGTTATTAATAGTATTATTGAAAAAAGCTTGAATATTGGGGTCAACAAGGAAATTATTGATACCCTTCAGAGTGCTAAGGTCTTAGTTGAAGAGGTTCTGGATAGAGAAAAGGAAAAGGTGGCTCAAGAGGCAGTATATTTGAGCAAAAACCCAGCCTTTATTTCTAAAACTAAGAATGCAGAATTATTAGAGGCACCCAATCCTCTGGTTAAAAAGGCAGGACATCTAAAAAAAACATTTACAATAGTTTGTGGCGAAAATAACGAAATAGTCAAAGGTATTGCCCCGATATTTGAAGGGGATAGGGTTCAAAAAGTAGTTGTGGTTAGTTCTACATTAGACAAGGAATTTATCCAGGGGGCACAGAAGCTTAAAAATAGCCTGAAATTTTATAGTTCATTAAATTTACTTCGAGTGCCTATTGAAAAAGGATATTTGCTAATATTTATTTCTATTGCCCTGGTAATGATATTTCTGTCATTTTTAACTGGCTATGTCATTTCTCGAAAATTAACAAAACCACTTAAAAGCCTGATAAAAGGGTTAGAAGAAGTAGGTTTGGGGAATCTTGATTATCAGGTTAATGTCCAGACTAAAGATGAGATGGCCAGAACAATAAATTCATTTAATAAAATGGTAAAGGAATTAAAGGAAAGCAGGGAGTTATTGATTTTTGCGGAACGAGAATCTG
Protein-coding sequences here:
- a CDS encoding ATP-binding protein; translation: MINVILLLAILFIIMVTVIQVSKKIQIKMVVCFFLISLMPIIPLIFVINSIIEKSLNIGVNKEIIDTLQSAKVLVEEVLDREKEKVAQEAVYLSKNPAFISKTKNAELLEAPNPLVKKAGHLKKTFTIVCGENNEIVKGIAPIFEGDRVQKVVVVSSTLDKEFIQGAQKLKNSLKFYSSLNLLRVPIEKGYLLIFISIALVMIFLSFLTGYVISRKLTKPLKSLIKGLEEVGLGNLDYQVNVQTKDEMARTINSFNKMVKELKESRELLIFAERESAWRGIAQRIAHEIKGPLTPIVLSLQHLQDKFYKDPKSFEAILKDCTRRITEEVEVLHKMAKEFSEFARMPTPCFEFTDVNKILEDTVSLFAQISPAVEIKVIYGVNLPRIKLDRERMKMVFKNIIQNGIDAFLEKTGEINIETSCDSEFLKIEFKDTGTGMDEETIKKIFTPYFSTKSHGMGLGLAIVEKIIKEHHGQIDVKSQPNKGTTFMIILPVK
- a CDS encoding DUF4390 domain-containing protein, which codes for MRKGLLIALFWASIALASPLVISKPTVFLKDTFLATSFKTQHLLGQQEIKTIQSGFTVTIKIDVELWKKGRLFHDLETTRQITKEISYDIWEKIYTLRFDKGDILKFDNLTDLKETLNQEDIVLIRPLKGLEGKKVYFVQIRVDIESINKKEMEEIAKRINGDSPAFINLQKIFAVLVRHRSKDIKSYIQSDNFKPDTLKGISND